A genomic segment from Helicobacter sp. NHP19-012 encodes:
- a CDS encoding prohibitin family protein — protein sequence MPIDLNEHLKRKQSPNSDNNTPNNSNNTPKSPKPPTLPSNFLQSKRFTTLIIAIVVCALLFLAKPFMVIQSGEIGIKVTAGRYDPIPLQPGIHFFIPLVQDILVIDTRVRTINFSRTEDMGIVGKNQGIFRNDAINVMDSRGLTVSIELTVQYRLNAQTTPQTIATYGLSWEQKIINPVVRDVVRSVVGRYPAEDLPIKRNEIAALINTDINKEVSKLPNSPVQLSSIQLREIVLPTKIKEQIEKVQIARQESERVKYEVEKAKQEAQKAAALAKGEADANRIKAQGVADAIVIEAKAKSAANASIAQSLSEKLLSLRQIETQGQFNEALKVNKNAQIFLVPGGAVPNIWLDTKSRQKAIATTHNK from the coding sequence ATGCCCATTGATCTCAACGAGCATCTAAAGCGTAAGCAGAGTCCTAACTCTGACAACAATACCCCCAATAATTCTAACAACACCCCCAAGAGCCCCAAACCCCCAACTCTGCCCTCTAATTTCTTGCAATCCAAGCGATTCACCACTTTAATCATTGCGATTGTTGTATGTGCCTTGCTCTTTTTGGCAAAGCCCTTCATGGTGATCCAATCGGGTGAGATCGGCATTAAGGTTACGGCGGGGCGTTACGACCCGATCCCCTTGCAACCCGGGATACACTTTTTTATCCCCCTAGTGCAGGATATTCTAGTCATAGATACAAGGGTGCGCACGATCAACTTCTCGCGCACCGAGGACATGGGGATTGTTGGGAAAAATCAGGGGATTTTTAGAAACGATGCGATCAATGTGATGGACTCAAGGGGGCTCACCGTCTCCATTGAGCTCACCGTGCAATACCGCCTCAACGCCCAAACCACGCCCCAAACGATCGCCACCTATGGTCTTAGTTGGGAGCAAAAGATCATCAACCCTGTGGTGCGTGATGTCGTGCGCTCTGTGGTGGGGCGCTATCCGGCTGAGGATTTACCCATCAAGCGCAATGAAATCGCCGCTTTGATCAATACCGACATCAACAAAGAGGTTTCCAAACTGCCCAATTCCCCCGTGCAGCTTAGCTCTATCCAATTACGTGAAATTGTCTTGCCCACCAAGATCAAAGAACAGATCGAGAAGGTGCAGATCGCCCGCCAAGAATCCGAGCGGGTGAAATACGAGGTGGAAAAAGCCAAACAAGAGGCGCAAAAAGCAGCAGCCCTAGCCAAGGGCGAGGCGGATGCAAACCGCATTAAAGCGCAAGGCGTGGCAGATGCGATCGTGATCGAGGCGAAAGCCAAATCCGCAGCCAACGCCAGCATCGCCCAAAGCCTGAGTGAAAAGCTTTTGAGTCTGCGCCAAATTGAAACCCAGGGGCAGTTTAACGAAGCCTTAAAGGTGAATAAAAATGCCCAAATCTTTTTAGTCCCCGGCGGCGCCGTGCCCAACATTTGGCTAGACACCAAGAGCCGCCAAAAGGCAATAGCGACCACACACAATAAATGA